In the genome of Streptomyces fagopyri, the window AGTACACGCAGCAGCAGGGCTACGGTCAGGACCAGTACGCCACCGGCGGCTACGGCGGCGAGACCCCGGCCGGCGGCGTCTGGGTCCCGCAGCAGCGCAGCACCGACGGCCAGTACGGCGGCGAACTCCCGCCCGAGCAGCAGTATCCCTACCAGGACAACGGCCAGGGCAACGGGAACGGCCAGGGCAACGGCGCCGGGTTCGACGAGCAGTACCGGTACTGACCGTCCCGAGAGGCGGGAGCGTCTCAGGGGGTCACCGGGCAGGAGGCCCGAAGGGGCCGCCACGGGGCGGCCCAAGGACGTGGTCGGGGCGCCCGCGGACTCACTGTGAGCCCCGGAAGTCCGGTCCCTCCACGATCAGCCCGGACACCAGGGCACCCGACATCCCCGCGTGCGGAAGCCCACCGCCGGGATGCGCCCAGCCACCGACCGTGAACAGCCCCGGCACGCGGGTGCGGTTCGACGGATGCAGCAGCCGGCCGGACGCCGCCGCGAGGGCCGGTGCGGGCACCGCGCCGCCCTCGGCTCCCGTCGCCTCCGCGATGTCGGCCGGGGTGCGGACCTCGTGCCACAGCAGACGCTCACGTAGGTCGGGCACGGCGCGCCGGGCGGCGTCGAGCACCCGCTCCACGTCGTCCTCGGACACCTCGAGGCCCGAGGGCACCGTGACCGTCACGGTGACCGCCTCGTGCTCCGCGTCGGGCGCGGGACCGGGGTCGTCCGGACGTGAGAGTGTCACCGTGGGAGCGGCGGGGAATCCCGGACGCTCGCCGAAGAGCCGCTCCAGCTCCTCCTCGCGGTCGGCCGTGTGCACCACCGTCCGGTGCGCCACCCCCGCCGGGCGGCCGCCGCGCAGCGCCAGCAGCACGGTCAGCCTGCTCGGGGCGCCCCGACGCGGCGCGACCTCGTCGTCGCCGTGCAGGGTCGTCCCGCCGACGAGACGGTCCAGTACCTCGGGCGCGACACCGGCGACCACGAAGTCCGCGTCCTCGACCGTGGCCGTCGCGGAGCCGTGACCCGCGGAAGGGTCCTCGGCGAGCTCGACGCCCACCGCGCGCCCGTCCTTCTCCACGATCCGTCCGACCGGCGTCCCGAAGCGGAACCCGACCCCGCGGGCCAGGCACCGTTCGTACATCGCGCGCGCCAGCTCCCGCATGCCTCCGCGCACGTACCACGTGCCGAAGGCGTGCTCCATGTACGGGAGCACCGCCGCGCTCGCCGGTGCGGCGCGGGGGTCGAGCCCGTACGCGAGGGCGTGGCTCTCCAGGAGGGCGGCCAGGCGCGGCTCGCGCAGCTCCCACGAGCCGACCTCGGCGAGGGTGCCGGCCCGGCGGGTGCGCAGCATCCTTCTGTGCGGCACCGCGGGGTAGGGCTCCTGGTCGGCGAGCACCTGCCAGTTCGGCCAGAGCGGCTCCTCCAGGAGGGGCCGCCGCGTCCGGTCCCAGGCCTCGCGGGCCCGCACCAGGAAGTCGCCCCACCGCTCGCCGGCGCCCGCTCCGAGCGCCTGGTCGAGGGCGGTGACGACACCCGCTCGGGAGGCGTTCGGCAGCGCGACCTCCGTGCCGTCGGCGAAGACATGGCGCGCGGACGGGTCCACCTGGACCAGGTCGACGCACGCCTCCAGCGGCTCCTTGCCCGTCTTGACGAACAGATCGCGCAGGACGGCGGGCACCCGCAGCAGGCCGGGGCCGGTGTCGAACGTGAAGCCGTCGCGCTCGAAGCGGCCCAGCGCCCCGCCGTACGTCGACGCGCGCTCGTACACCACCACCCGATGGCCCGCGACGGCCAGCCGGGCGGCGGCCGCCATCGCGCCCGTCCCGGCGCCGATCACCGCGATCCGTCCCATGCCCGCGACTTTATCGGCCACCACTGACAGGACGGGCCAGGGGCCTCTCGCGGGGGTCAGCCGGGTGGCGGCCCGACCCGCGCGGCGAGCCGTCTCTCCTCCCGGCGCTGGGCCCTGCGGCGCAGGAACCGCCGGATCCGGGAGACCAGGAAGAACAGCGTCAGCAGCCCCGCGAGCAGCAGCACGGCGGCGATCACCGCCGCGGCGACGGGGTGGAACATCGCGAACGTCAGGATGCCCGCGACCCCGAGGTCCTCGGCGAGGCTCATGCCGACGTTGGTGAACGGCTCGGGCGAGGTGTTGATCGCCATCCGGGTCCCGGCCTTGACCGCGTGGCTCGCCAGCGCGGTCGAGCCGCCGATCGCACCCGCGGCCAGATCGGGGAGCGAACCGCTGTGGCCGGCGAGCAGCGCACCGACCACGGCCCCCGCCACCGGCCGGACCACGGTGTGCACCGAGTCCCAGACCGTGTCCACGTACGGGATCTTGTCGGCGACCGCCTCGCACAGGAAGAGGACGCCCGCCGCGATGAGGACGTCGGGGCGCTGGAGGGACTCGGGGACGTCGTCGCTCAGGCCGGTCGCGCCGAAGACGCCGAGCAGCAGCACCACCGCGTACGCGTTGATGCCGCTGGCCCAGCCGCTCGTGAAGACCAGGGGGAGTACGGACACGCCAGCGATCGTAACCAGTTGACGACGGTCCGTCCTGGGCATGAGCGCCCAGGCACGGGTATCCGTACCCAGTGACGGAGATGAGTACCCGGACGGATGGGGGCCGGCCCGCGTGCACGGGAAAGTGGAGGCACGGAAGGGGGCGCGGCTCCGGTACCGCCGGCACGGGGCGGCGGAACGGTTCTCGCGCCCTTGGCCGCTCCTTCCGCCGGCCCGGTCGGCGGGAGTGAGGCACGGGGGACCCGGGGGACGACCGGACGGGGCCCGACGGGGAACACGGGGGAGCACGGCGAAGCGCCGGTGCGGAGCGGCTCGCGGGGGACGCGGCCGCCTCGGACCGGCGCTTTCGCCGCGCCCCGGCCACAACGGCCCGGGGCGCGGGACGTCCCGGACCTAGCGGTTGCCGCTCACCCGTCCCTGGAGCAGCCGTGAGAGCGCCGCGTGGACGTCGTCCAGGGATCGCTCCGGCTGGAAGGCCTGCCAGTCCAGGGCGGCCACCAGGACCATGCCGACCAGGGCGGCCGCGGTCAGCGGGATGTCGATCTCGTCGCTGAGCTCACCGCCCGCCACTCCCGCGCGCAGGACGTCCTCGACGACCGCGACGGCCTCCCGCCTGACCACCATGAGCGTGGACTGCCAGGCCCGGTTGGTACGCCACACCTCGGCCACGTACAGCTGGGTGAAGGCCGGGTAGCGGTCCATGAAGACGAGCCCGGCCAGGATCATCGCGTCCAGGGAGTCGACTCGCGTGCCGCCCTCGCGCTCGGTCCGTTCCGCGGCTTCGCGCAGGGAGGCGGTGAGCAGTCCCACCCCGTGCCGCAGCAGCTCTTCGAAGAGGACGGCCTTGCTGGCGAAGTTGTAGTAGACGGTGCCCTTGGCGACTCCGGCGCGCTCGGCGATCTCGTCCACGGTGGTGGCGGAGAAGCCCTGTTCCGCGATGAGGGTGACGGCCGCTTCGTAGAGCTTCTGCCGGGTGGCCTCGCGGCGACCGCCGCCTGCCGTGGTGCTGCTGCTTTCCATGGCCCTGATTGTCACAGGCTCAGCTCCGGGTGAAGGCGGTCCAGGGTCCACACCTGTTTGCCGCGTGCCGACAGGGCGGTGAGCGCGAGGGCGCCCGCGGTGAACGCCGTGAGGACGGCGCAGGCCTGCCAGACCGGTCCCAGACCGCCGCCGGTGATGAGCCGGCGCAGTGCCTCGACGACGTAACTCATCGGCAGGAAGGGGTGGATCGCGTTGAAGAAGCGCGGACTGGTCTGGACGGGGTACGTGCCGCCCGCCGACGTCAGCTGGAGCATCAGGAGGGCGAGCACCAGGATCCGGCCGGCCGCTCCGAAGCGCGCGTTCAGCCACTGGACGACGGCCGCGAAGCACGCCGTCACCAGGAACAGGAAGCCGACCGTCCCGGCCGCACGCGCCATCTCCAGGCCGATCGCCCAGTGCAGCACGGACATCAGGGCCGCCGTCTGCAGCACCCCGAGGGCGGCCACCGGCAGCCAGCCCGCCAGCGCGATGCGCCAGGCCGGGGCGCCGACCGCGAGTGCGCGCCGGTTGAGGGGCGGGATCAGCATGTAGGCGACCATCGCGCCCACCCACAGGGACAGCGGGATGAAGTACGGGGCGAATCCGGTGCCGTAGTTGGGTGCCTTGTGCAGGTCCCTGGAGGCGAGCTGGACCGGGTCGGCCATGACGTGGGTGCGCCGGTCGCGGTCCTGCCGGTCGTAGTCGGGGATCCGGCCGGCGCCGTCGTGCAGTCCCCCGGCCAGCTTCCCCGAGCCGCCGACGAGCCGGTGGATGCCTCCGTCGAGGTCGCCCGCGCCCGTCGTCAGCCGGCCGACGCCCGTGTCGAGGTCCGCGGCACCGGTCCTGGCCGTGCCGAGCCCGGTGTGCAGCTTCTCGGCGCCCGCGGCGACCTTCGCCGCGCCCGCGTCCAGTGCGTTGATCTTGGAGACGGCGTCGTCGAGGTCCTCGGAGAGGTGCGGCGCGCGGTTCGCGAGCGCACGGGCCTGCTTCTGGAGGGTGCCCAGGTCGCGGTCGAGGGTGTCGAGGTCGCCGCCCTGGTCGGCGATGAGTGTGTCGAGGTCGTCGGCGACCGCGGCCACGTCCGCGGCGGCCTGCCTGGCCTTCTTGAGATCGGGGCACGCCGGGTCGGGGACCGGCAGGGACTCGCAGCGGGCCTTGTAGACGGTGTTCAGCACGGTGGACGCCGTGCGGGCGCCCTTGGCGGCGGCCGGGGCCGCCTCGACCAGGGTGCCGAGGTTGTGACGGACCGCCGCGGCGGAGTCGGCGACCAGACGGGCCGTGTCGCCGATGGACTTCTCGTGGGCCCTCAGGAAGGGGCTCACCTTGTCCGCGACGCCGTCGACCCGGCCGGCGAGCGCCCTGGTGCCGTCCGCGACCTGCCGTGAACCGTCCTCCAGGTCGCCCGCCCCCTTGTCGAGCTTCTTCAGGCCCGTGGAGAGTCTTCCGCTGCCCTTCCCGGCCTCCTTCAGGCCGTCCGCGAGGTCCTCGGAGCCCTTCTTGGCCTTGCCGATCCCGCCCTTGAGCCGGTCGGCGCCCTTGGCGGCCTTCTCGGTCTCCCCGTGGATGTCGGAGAACGAGATGAAGATCTTGTCGAGGAACGATCTCGACGCCTTCGTGGAGGCCGCGGTGCGCACCTCGCTGAAGACCGTGCGCGAGATCTGCCCGACGATGTAGTTGTTCGCGTCGTTCGTACGTACCTGGAGCGCGCCGGTCTCGGGGGTGTCCCCGGAGCTGGAAGCGATCCTGCTGCTGAAGTCGGGCGGCATGGTCAGCGACAGGTAGTACGTGCCGTTCTCGACGCCCGCGCGGGCCTCGGCGGCGCTCACCTCGTGCCACTCGAAGGTGTCGCTGTCGCGCAACCTCTTGGTGATGTCGTCGCCCGCCCTGACCTCGGTACCCCCGGCCTTCGCCCCCCGGTCGTCGTTCACCAGGGCCACCGGGATGCGGTCCAGGCTGCCGTACGGGTCCCAGAACGACCACAGGTAGAGGGCGCCGTAGAGCAGCGGCAGCAGGAGGAGCGCGGCGAGTGCGGCGCGCGGGAGCCTGCCCCGGCCGAACCGCCTGAGCTCAAGAGCGGCCAGTTTCGGTGAGCGCATCGGCCGTCTCCTTCTCGTTCGTCGGGTGGGGGGCGGTGGTCCCGTCGGGGTCCACGTCCGTTGCGGCGGGCCGGCCGGTCCGGGCGGCCCTGGCGGTGGACATGGACACGGTGACCGCCCCTTCGGGGGCCTCGCCGCACACCGCGACGACGGTGGTGCCGGCTGCGGCGACCGCCGCCAACAGGGTCCACACCTCGGTCCGTTCGGTGTCCGAGAGCTTGAGGTCGGTGTCGTCGACGCCGAGCAGCCCGGGGCGGCCGACGAGGGCCAGCGCGACGGACAGCCGCAGGCTTTCGAGCCGTTCCAGATCACGTACGGCGGTCCGGGACCCCTTGGGCAGGGCTTCCCGGTCCAGCCCCGCGGCGGTCAGCGCTTCGTCGGTCCGCCGCTTCGTCTCGGCGGCCCGCTCGGCCCTCGGGCGCCACAGGCCCCGCAGCGGCCCCCCGAACCGCCGCTGCAGCAGGGCCCGTTCGAGCAGGTGCTCCCCGACGGTCAGGGCCGGGTCGAGGTCGGTGACGCCCGGTACGTGGGCCAGCGCGCTCACGCGCCGGACCGCGCCCATCTGCTTCGGCAGGGCCGATCCGCCCACGACGGCGCTTCCCTCGGTGGGCCGCATACGGCCCGTGAGGGCGAGCAGCAGACACGTCCGCCCGGATCCGGACGGGCCCTCGACCGCGATCAGTGAGCCGGGCTCCGCGGTCACCCCCACCCCGCGGAACGCCCAGCCGCGGGGTCCCTCGAGTCCGAAGTCCGTGGCCGTGACACCGAGTCCGTGCGGACCGTCCACAGCGTCCCCATCCCTTGAGCAATTTTGAACTGACTGGTCAGTGCAAAAACTAACGCGAACCTTCGATCGAAGCAAAGCCGCAGGTCAGAACGGATTGTCAGTGGCATACCTCACGATGGGCACATACGGCCACAGTGCCGTCACGCAGACGACAGGAGGTTCGTCATGGCCACCTCTTCCGCAGCAGCCGCCCACCGGCGCCGCGCCACCGGCCCTGCCCCCTCGCTGACCGGCCCGGCGGGCGACGTGCACCCCGTGCTCCGCCGGACCACGGCCCCGCCCGCCGCCCTCGACCTGCTGGCCCAGGCCCGCGCCGGACTCGACGAGGCGACGGTCCTGGAAACGCCCAACGAGCGCTATGCGACGGCCCACTTGGCCGCCCTGCGCACCGCCGCCGCCGTCCTCGCCGCGCGAGGTCGCCCCGAACCCACCCCCCGACGCCGGGCCCGCATCCGCAGCGCCTGGGAGGTGCTCCCCGAGATAGCGCCCGAACTGACCGAGTGGAGCGCCCTGTTCGCTTCCGGAGCAGGCCGCCGCGCCCGGGCCGAGGCCGGCATCCAGGGCGCGGCGGGCACCCGTGACGCCGACGACCTCATTCGGGACGTGGCGATGTTCCTGCGCATCGTCGAGCGGATCCTCGTACTGCAACCCGTCCTGCCCCAGCCGCGGCAGGACGGGGGCAGGGAGGTCCCGGACGCCGGCTGACCGCGCGGAGGAGGGCCTCATCCACGACGTGATCCACCACGTGATCCGGCGCGTGAGACGGAGGATCGGGTACGGCGGCGGAGGCAATAGGGTGGACACGCCTGATGCCTCCCGCCGGGAGGCCCCCCGATCGCTCCGCCCCATCCGAGGCGGTGCCGCGCCGAGGAGTCAACTGCCGTGTCGGACCCGATGCGCCCCCGCGCTTCTCTCCGTACCGCCGTGGTCTGGGAGGTCCTCAAGGACGCTCTCGACCGCCGGGTCAAGGCGACCGGGCGGGAGTCCCTGGACGTGCTCGACACCGGGGGCGGCAGCGGCAACTTCGCGGTGCCCGTGGCCCGCCTCGGCCACCGCGTCACCGTCGTCGACCCCAGTCCGAACGCGCTGTTCGCGCTGGAGCGCCGGGCCGCCGAGGTCGGCGTCGCCGACCGCGTCAAGGGCGTGCAGGGCGACGCCCACGGTCTCTTCGACGTCGTCGAGCGCGGCGGCTACGACGCGGTGCTGTGCCACGGGGTCCTCGAGTACGTGGACCACCCGGCAGAGGGCGTGCGCAACGTCGTGGACGCGCTGCGCCCCGAGGGTGTCCTCAGCCTGCTCGCCGCCGGCCTGGGCGGCGCGGTGATCGCCCGCGCCCTCGCCGGACATTTCAAGGAAGCCAGGCACGCCCTCGCCGACCCGGACGGACGCTGGGGCGAGGGCGACCCCGTGCCCCACCGCTTCACCGCCGAACAGCTCACCACGCTCGTCGAGGGCGCGGGCCTGCGCGTCGGCGCGGTGCACGGCGTACGGGTCTTCGCGGACCTGGTCCCCGGAGTCCTCGTGGACACCGAACCGGGAGCCCTCGAAGCCCTCCTGAAGCTGGAGGCGGCGGCCGCGGAACTCGCCGCGTTCCACTCCGTGGCCACGCAGCTTCATGTGCTCGGTGAGACGCGGGGGGCCGACGAGGGCTGAGTCGTCCACCGTGGTGCGCCCCTGATCAGGGGCGGGGCGGCAGATGGAGTACGCCACAGGCCACCCGATCGAGCCCTCGGCGCCGTATGATCGAGGGAGACCGTCCGGCATGACGGGCCGGTCGCTGGGGAATGCACGCCTCAGTGGACCGGGGTGCCATGGCGGGTTCCGGTTGGCGAATTGGCGCAGAGGGGCGGGTTTCACGGGGGCGATTCCCTGCCTATCCTGAAGGGGACCCCCGGTCGCCCCGGCGACTGCACGATGAGGAGGACGCCGTGCCGCTCTCGGAGCACGAGCAGCGAATGCTCGAGCAGATGGAGCGAGCGCTGTACGCCGAAGATCCCAAGTTCGCGACAGCGCTTGAGGGAAGCGGGCTGCGTACGTACACCCGGCGACGGGTCTACCAGGCGGTCGCGGGCTTCCTGGTGGGTATCGCGCTCCTCATGGCCGGAATGGTCGCAGTACAGATCTGGCTGAGCGTGGTGGGTTTTCTCGTCATGCTGGGCTGTGCCGTGCTTGCAGTCACCGGTTGGCGCAAGGCTCCCAAGCCGGGAGAACAACCGGCGACGCCCGGCGCACCCGCCGCGCGTCGCCAGGCCAGACAGCGCCGCTCCATGATGGACCGCATCGAACAACGCTGGCAGCGACGCCGCGACGAGCAGGGCCAGTAGCACCAGCGGCGTCCGCCGGGGCGACGAGCGATCGGCCGCAGCCGTAGGACTTGCGTGAGGGGGTGTCCACCCGGACCGGGTGGACACCCCCTCAGGCGATCCCACGACCCACCGGCTTCCGCCTCCGACCGCCCCCTCCCTCCAAGCCGGACGGAAGCCCTGTCCGGCCGGAATACGCACCCGCCCGGGCAGCGCCCGATCGAAGCCCCTGAACCGGCGGGTCATGGTGGGGCCGGAGTCCCCGCCCCAACGGACCGCGGTCCGAGGGTGCCCGGTCCGATCAGCGGCACGGTTCGACCGGAGCCCGGTCCGACCGGTGGCGCGGCTCGACGGCTGGGGTGGCTCGACCGGTGGCACGGCTCGGCGTCCGGAGTGGCTCGACCGGTGGCGTGGGTCGTCCCGGCGTGCGGTGGGTGCCGGCCACCGTGGACGGGTCCGCTCGTGGGGTCCGGCTCGCGAAGCCGGGTGGCCCGCACCCCCGGCAGGGAGGTGCGGGCCACCCGTGGTGTCCGGCGTGGTGTCCGGCGTCAGCCGCTCTGCTTCGAAGGGCGTCGCAGCAGGGTCTCCCCGCGGGCCGCCAGGCGGGCCGTCACCGCCGCCCGCCGATCCGACGCCGCCCAGGCCACCCTGATGGCTGAGCGCGGTGCGACAACCGCGCGCAACCGGGCGATCCGGCTCGCCGGGACGCGCAGGGCGCTCGCGACCCGGCGGGCGTCCTCGGCGAGCCCCGCGGCCGGCCGGGGACGCGGAGCGTAGAGAACCTGCTCCACCGCCGCCGCCACCCGGTGCACCGCCTCCGCCGCGTCCCCGTCGAGAAATCCGAGGCGCACGATCCGCGCCGCGGCCTTGCGTGGCGTCTGGGACTCGTCCGGCACGATCCCGTAGTCCCACGCCGTGTCGGTCACCTCCAGCCAGGCCGCCAGCGTGTACGCCGCCGCGTCCTCCTCACCACGGCCGTGCGCGCCGAGCCGCAGGGCCCGGGCCCGCAGCCGCCACAGCATCGGCAGCGACGGCAACGCCAGCAGCAGGAGCCCCAACAGGGTCAGCCCCAGGATCTGGAACAACGGCGTGCCGTCGTCCTTCGAACCCACCGCGGCCGACGCGGACTCACTCGCGCAGCCCTCCAGCCGCTTCAGCTGGGCCGAGCAGGTGGAGCCGACCGACGGGGCGGTGGACGGCGCCGCGGACGTCGAGGTCGTCGGGTTCGGCAGCGCCGGCGTGTCCAGGCCGGGCGTGTCCGTCTGGGTGTAGTCCGGCACCGAGCCCCGGTTCGGGGTCGGCTCGAAGCGGGTCCAGCCCACTCCCTCGAAGTACAGCTCGGGCCAGGCGTGCGCGTCCCGCAGCCCCACCGACATCGAACCGTCGGCCTCCGGGGTGCCGGGCGTGAAGCCCACCGCGACCCTGGCCGGTATCCCCAGCGTGCGGGCCATCGAGGCCATCGCGAAGGAGAAGTGGACGCAGAAACCCTGCTTGTCCCTCAGGAAACGCGCGATCGCGGCCGAGCCGCTGCCGACCTGCACCTGGGTGTCGTAGGTGAATCCGCCGGTCACCGCGAAGTAGTCCTGGAGCTTGACCGCCTGCTCGTAATGGTTCGTCGAGCCCTCGGTGACCTTGCGGGCGGTGTCGGCCACCACCGCGGGCAGCGACTCGGGCACCTTGGTGAACTCACGCTTCAGGGCCGCGGGGGGCTCCGGCGCGTCCGCAAGCTGCGCCGCGGTCGGCTGGACGATCAGACTGGTGACGTCGTACTGCACACCGCGCGTGTTCTGGCCGTGGTCGCCGACGAGCGTGCGGCCCACCGGCTCGTAGCGCCAACTGCCCTTGATGCTCACGTGGCTCACGGGGTACGGCATGGGAAGCCAGTCCTGCGCGTACCAGTCGGCCGCCGCGATCCGTGTGCGGATCTCGCTGTGCCGGACGTCCGACCCGAGGCCGATCGGTGTCGGGAACGTGTCGGGAACGTCCTGGATGTGCCGCTGGGCCGGCTTCCACGCCGTGCCGTCGAAGTCGTCCAGGGACACGATCCGCAGATACATGTCCTGGGTGTCCTGCGTGTTGGTGCGGTAGGACATGACCTGACGGTCCTCGTCCACGTTCAGGCTGTCGCGGAGCGAGACCAGCGGGTTCACCGCGGAGATCGTGCCACCGCCACCCGAGCCGGGGCCGACGCCCGCGCCGGCGGCGCCCAGCAGGCCACCGTCGAGCGCGGGCAGGCCGAGCGGCACCACCAGGGCGACGCCCAGCGCGACCGCGCCGATGCGCCGTCCCGTGCGGACCGGCGCGGTCGCGCCCGACGAGACGTCAGGCCCCCGTGTGCGGGGCGCGCCGCCGAAGACACGCCCCCACTGCGAGAGCCGGTCACGGCCCTCCGCCAGGAGCAGCATCAGATAGCCCCCGGCCGCGAGCAGGAACCACAGCCAGGCGGCCCCGCCGCCCGCCAGCCCCGCGGCGACCGAGTACAGCGCGAGCAGGGGGAGTCCGGCGGGGGCCGCGCTGCGGAACGTCACCGCGAGCGCGTCGACCGCGAGGCCGATCAGCAGGACACCGCCGATCAGCATCAGCCGGATGCCGTCGGACAGGGGTGCCGGTATCGCGTACCGCCCGACATCGTCCGTGCCCGATCGGAGCAGGTCGCCGAGGTGCCGGAACGCCTCCGGTCCGGGAACGAAACCGAGGAGCGCCTGCTGCCGGGCGAAGACCAGGGTCAGCAGCATCAGCATCACCAGCGCCTGCGCCGCCACGGTCAGCGGCCGGGCCAGCGGAACCCGCCGGGTCAACACGCCCACACCGGCCTGCAGCGCCAGCAGGAGCGCCGCCTGGAACAGCCAGGTCACCGGAGCGACCAGCGGCAGCAGGGCGCACGCCGCCATCAGCGTGGCCGCCGCCGAGCACAGCGTCAGTCGTGCCCGCCCGCTCATCGGACTCCGCCCCCTGCCGTACTCCCCGTGGACGCGGCACCCGTGCGCTGCCGGTCCGCCAGCCGCCACAGGTCCGCGAGATCCGCGCCACGCGGCACCGTGACCGCGGTCCAGCCCGCCTCGCGCAGCATGCGCAGCCGATCCTCACTTCTGTCCAACGGGCCGGGTACGTCGGTGGGTTCCCGCACCCAGGTCTCACTGTCCAGCAGGAAGGCGACCGCGCCACCGCTGCGCTGGCGCATCTTCGCGAGCACCGTCGTCTGCTCCTCGTCGAGGTCGCCGAGGAAGGCGATCAGCAGCCCTTCGTTCCCACTGCGCAGGATGTCGTAGGCGCGGGACAGCCCCGTGCCGTCCGAGTGGTCGATGACCGCGAGGGTGTCCATCATCAGCCCGGCGGCGTCCGCCGACTGCTGGCTCGCGCCCGTGAAGCCGTCGGCGCCCTCCCCGGGCACCGAACTGCCGTCGTCCGTCAGCAGCCTGACGGAGAAGCCCCGCTCCAGCATGTGCACCAGCGAGGACGCCGTGCCCGAAACCGCCCACTCGAAGGCCGAGTCGGGTCCCGCGCCCTGGTAGGCGATGCCCCGGGTGTCGAGCAGCACCGTGCAGCGGGAGCGCTGCGGCTGTTCCTCACGACGGACCATCAGTTCGCCGTAGCGCGCGGTCAGGCGCCAGTGCACCCGGCGCAGATCGTCCCCGTGGCGGTATCCGCGGGGGATGATGTCGTCCTCGCCGGCCAGCGCCAGCGAGCGCTGCCGTCCCTCGCCGTACCCCTTCGCCTCGCCGGTCAGCCGCACCGTCGGCAGCGGCTCCACGCGCGGGATGACGGTCAGGGTGTCGTACGTGGAGAA includes:
- a CDS encoding transglutaminase TgpA family protein, with amino-acid sequence MSGRARLTLCSAAATLMAACALLPLVAPVTWLFQAALLLALQAGVGVLTRRVPLARPLTVAAQALVMLMLLTLVFARQQALLGFVPGPEAFRHLGDLLRSGTDDVGRYAIPAPLSDGIRLMLIGGVLLIGLAVDALAVTFRSAAPAGLPLLALYSVAAGLAGGGAAWLWFLLAAGGYLMLLLAEGRDRLSQWGRVFGGAPRTRGPDVSSGATAPVRTGRRIGAVALGVALVVPLGLPALDGGLLGAAGAGVGPGSGGGGTISAVNPLVSLRDSLNVDEDRQVMSYRTNTQDTQDMYLRIVSLDDFDGTAWKPAQRHIQDVPDTFPTPIGLGSDVRHSEIRTRIAAADWYAQDWLPMPYPVSHVSIKGSWRYEPVGRTLVGDHGQNTRGVQYDVTSLIVQPTAAQLADAPEPPAALKREFTKVPESLPAVVADTARKVTEGSTNHYEQAVKLQDYFAVTGGFTYDTQVQVGSGSAAIARFLRDKQGFCVHFSFAMASMARTLGIPARVAVGFTPGTPEADGSMSVGLRDAHAWPELYFEGVGWTRFEPTPNRGSVPDYTQTDTPGLDTPALPNPTTSTSAAPSTAPSVGSTCSAQLKRLEGCASESASAAVGSKDDGTPLFQILGLTLLGLLLLALPSLPMLWRLRARALRLGAHGRGEEDAAAYTLAAWLEVTDTAWDYGIVPDESQTPRKAAARIVRLGFLDGDAAEAVHRVAAAVEQVLYAPRPRPAAGLAEDARRVASALRVPASRIARLRAVVAPRSAIRVAWAASDRRAAVTARLAARGETLLRRPSKQSG
- a CDS encoding DUF58 domain-containing protein; the protein is MSGGTGDTEDEKGGLRTALAGLTTRGRSFLAAGVAAVICAYVLGQSDLLRVGLLLAALPLVCATVLYRTRYRVAGSRRLSPGRVPAGSEARVHLRMDNVSRLPTGLLMLQDRVPYVLGPRPRFVLDRVEAGGRREVSYRVRSDLRGRYPLGPLQLRLTDPFGMCELTRSFSTYDTLTVIPRVEPLPTVRLTGEAKGYGEGRQRSLALAGEDDIIPRGYRHGDDLRRVHWRLTARYGELMVRREEQPQRSRCTVLLDTRGIAYQGAGPDSAFEWAVSGTASSLVHMLERGFSVRLLTDDGSSVPGEGADGFTGASQQSADAAGLMMDTLAVIDHSDGTGLSRAYDILRSGNEGLLIAFLGDLDEEQTTVLAKMRQRSGGAVAFLLDSETWVREPTDVPGPLDRSEDRLRMLREAGWTAVTVPRGADLADLWRLADRQRTGAASTGSTAGGGVR